Proteins encoded by one window of Mastacembelus armatus chromosome 23, fMasArm1.2, whole genome shotgun sequence:
- the strap gene encoding serine-threonine kinase receptor-associated protein isoform X2 — MAMRQTPLTCSGHTRPVVDLAFSGITPYGYFLISACKDGKPMLRQGDTGDWIGTFLGHKGAVWGATLNTDATKAATAAADFTAKVWDSVSGDEVLSLAHKHIVKTVSFTQDSNYLLTGGNDKLLRIYDLSSPETALLEIAGHTSAIKKALWCNNDKQILSAAEDKTIRLWDRSSMEEVKTLTFDTSVSSMEYVADGEILVITYGKTVAFYNALSLDLIKTVEAPAPINSASLHPEKDFFVAGGDDFKLYKFDYSTKEELESYKGHFGPVHCVRFSPDGELYASGSEDGTLRLWQTVVGKTYGLWKGPGCREL, encoded by the exons ATGGCGATGAGACAGACTCCACTCACCTGCTCCGGTCACACCCGGCCTGTGGTGGATCTGGCCTTCAGTGGAATCACTCCCTATGGCTACTTCCTCATCAGTGCCTGCAAGG ATGGCAAGCCCATGTTGCGCCAGGGAGACACAGGGGACTGGATTGGAACGTTTCTGGGTCACAAAGGCGCTGTCTGGGGAGCCACTTTGAACACAGACGCCACCAAAGCAGCCACCGCCGCCGCCGACTTCACAGC AAAGGTGTGGGATTCAGTGAGTGGAGACGAGGTCCTCTCactggcacacaaacacattgtcaAGACTGTCAGCTTTACTCAG GACAGCAACTATTTGTTGACTGGAGGAAATGATAAGCTTCTGCGTATCTATGATCTTAGCAGCCCAGAAACAG CACTACTGGAGATTGCAGGTCACACCTCAGCCATAAAGAAGGCTTTGTGGTGTAACAATGACAAGCAgatcctctctgctgctgaggaCAAAACCATACG GCTTTGGGACAGAAGCTccatggaggaggtgaagacGCTGACGTTTGACACGTCTGTGAGCAGCATGGAGTATGTGGCTGATGGAGAGATTCTTGTGATCACATATGGAAAAACAGTTGCATTCTACAATGCCCTGAG CCTGGACCTGATCAAGACAGTGGAGGCCCCGGCTCCCATTAACTCAGCATCCCTCCATCCAGAGAAGGACTTCTTTGTTGCCGGTGGAGATGACTTCAAGCTATACAAATTTGACTACAGCACCAAGGAGGAGCTGG AGTCCTACAAGGGTCACTTCGGTCCAGTACACTGCGTTCGCTTTAGTCCAGATGGTGAGCTGTATGCCAGTGGCTCTGAAGATGGCACACTTCGACTGTGGCAGACGGTGGTGGGGAAAACCTATGGCCTGTGGAA
- the strap gene encoding serine-threonine kinase receptor-associated protein isoform X1 codes for MAMRQTPLTCSGHTRPVVDLAFSGITPYGYFLISACKDGKPMLRQGDTGDWIGTFLGHKGAVWGATLNTDATKAATAAADFTAKVWDSVSGDEVLSLAHKHIVKTVSFTQDSNYLLTGGNDKLLRIYDLSSPETALLEIAGHTSAIKKALWCNNDKQILSAAEDKTIRLWDRSSMEEVKTLTFDTSVSSMEYVADGEILVITYGKTVAFYNALSLDLIKTVEAPAPINSASLHPEKDFFVAGGDDFKLYKFDYSTKEELESYKGHFGPVHCVRFSPDGELYASGSEDGTLRLWQTVVGKTYGLWKCVLPEDLGAENSEQLYTSNPEIKA; via the exons ATGGCGATGAGACAGACTCCACTCACCTGCTCCGGTCACACCCGGCCTGTGGTGGATCTGGCCTTCAGTGGAATCACTCCCTATGGCTACTTCCTCATCAGTGCCTGCAAGG ATGGCAAGCCCATGTTGCGCCAGGGAGACACAGGGGACTGGATTGGAACGTTTCTGGGTCACAAAGGCGCTGTCTGGGGAGCCACTTTGAACACAGACGCCACCAAAGCAGCCACCGCCGCCGCCGACTTCACAGC AAAGGTGTGGGATTCAGTGAGTGGAGACGAGGTCCTCTCactggcacacaaacacattgtcaAGACTGTCAGCTTTACTCAG GACAGCAACTATTTGTTGACTGGAGGAAATGATAAGCTTCTGCGTATCTATGATCTTAGCAGCCCAGAAACAG CACTACTGGAGATTGCAGGTCACACCTCAGCCATAAAGAAGGCTTTGTGGTGTAACAATGACAAGCAgatcctctctgctgctgaggaCAAAACCATACG GCTTTGGGACAGAAGCTccatggaggaggtgaagacGCTGACGTTTGACACGTCTGTGAGCAGCATGGAGTATGTGGCTGATGGAGAGATTCTTGTGATCACATATGGAAAAACAGTTGCATTCTACAATGCCCTGAG CCTGGACCTGATCAAGACAGTGGAGGCCCCGGCTCCCATTAACTCAGCATCCCTCCATCCAGAGAAGGACTTCTTTGTTGCCGGTGGAGATGACTTCAAGCTATACAAATTTGACTACAGCACCAAGGAGGAGCTGG AGTCCTACAAGGGTCACTTCGGTCCAGTACACTGCGTTCGCTTTAGTCCAGATGGTGAGCTGTATGCCAGTGGCTCTGAAGATGGCACACTTCGACTGTGGCAGACGGTGGTGGGGAAAACCTATGGCCTGTGGAAGTGTGTCCTTCCTG